AGAAGACCGGCGACGAGCAGCACGCCCGCACGCTCATCGGCCTGATGACCGACTTCGTCAAGGACGCCGACGCCTACGACGCCGACCAGGGCGCCGGCTCCTACCCGGGCAACCTGCACGCCGCGCGCCGCCTGCACAACTGGATCGCGGCCTACGAGATCCTGCGCAAGAGCCCGTCGCTGACCCCCGAGGCCAACACCGCGATACTCAAGACGATGAACCGGGCCGGCCTGTATCTGCAGGCGAACGTCAACGCCACGCCGAACAAGATGCAGTCGCAGAAGATCACGCTGCTGCACGCCGCCGTCTACTTTCCCGAGTTCCGCGTCGCGCCCGCGTGGCGGACCAACGCCGCCGACTTCCTGTCGGCCCAGCTCGACGAGGCGACCTACGCCGACGGCGGCTACAAGGAGTCCACGGACGCCTACCTGCGGGGCTACCTCAGACAGTACGTGGACGTCGTCGCCTTCATGCGGCGCAACGGCATCACCTTCACCGCCACCGCCAAGCTGCGGCAGCTGGGCCGCTTCCTCATGGACCAGAGCTACCCCAGCGGGTACGGCCCGGCCTACGGCGACAGCGACTCCCTCGACCTGCGCAGCACCCTCAAGAGCCTCGGCGAGCTGCTCGGCGACCCCGAGCTGCGCTACGTCGGCACCTCGGGCGCGGCGGGCGAGCGGCCGGCGCACACCTCCGTGCGCTACCCGGACACCCGGGTCGCGATCTCCCGCTCCGGCTGGTCCGCCGGCGACTCCTACCTCCGGCTCAACGCCGACCGCGGCAACCACAGCCATCCGGACGAGCTGGCGATCACCGCGTACGCGTACGGCCGGCCGCTGCTGCCCGACATGGGGACCTTCACCTACAGCACGGACGACCGCGCCGAATGGCTGCGGCTCACCACGGAGGCGCACAACACGATCGAGATCGACGAGCAGCCGCAGACCTCGACCGCGGCCGGCGGGATCTCGCACCTGATCAGCAACCCGGCCTTCGACCTGATCGGCGCGAACACCGAGAGCTCCGCCGGCGTCCGCCACGAACGCTCGGTCCTGTCGCTGCACTCGGGCCTGTGGCTGGTCTCCGACCGGCTCAAGCCGGCCGACACCGCCAAGGTGCACCGCTACGAGCAGAACTGGCATCTCGCCGCGGACGCGAACCCGTCGATGCGCTCCGGCACGGAGGCCACGACCACCGCCTTCGCGACCGGCGCGAACCTCACCATCGTCCCCGCCGACCCGGCCGAGGTCGCCTCCAGCCTGCGCGACGGCTACTACGCGCCGCGGTTCTACACGGTGGAGAACGCCAAGTACGCCTCCTACGTCAAGACGCGCTCCGGCCAGACGACCTTCGACACCCTCCTGGTGCCGTCCAAGGGCGCGGCCGACCCCTCGACGACGGTGGAACGGCTGCCCGTGAGCGGCACCCCCTCCTCCGAGGCGACCGCGCTGAGCCTCGACGGTGGCACGGGGGTCTACTACAAGTCCTGGACCACGAAGGCGCCGCGCACGTTCGGGGACTACGCCTTCGACGGCAAGCTGCTCCACGCCGACGCCGGTTCGATCGTGATGGTGGACGGCTCGTCGCTCGAACGCGCCGGCGAGACCCTGGTCAAGGCGCCGGCCGCGGTCGAGGATCTGGCCGTGACGTTCGGCTCGGACGGCACCGTACGCATCGACGGCAGCGGCCTGACGCCGAGCACCGACCCGGGCGAGTCCATCGCGATCAAGGCGCCGAACGCCACCAAGGTGCTCCTCAACGGCGTGGCCGTGCCCTTCGAACGGGTGGGCGCGCTCATCCACGCGGCTGCCTGACCCTTCCCGCGACATTCTGGCGCGGCCGGCGGCCAGAATAGCGACATGCCGGTTTCATCGACCGCAACTGTTCTGAGACGCGCGGCCCTCGCCGGATCGGTGACGGGCCTGCCCGCGGCCATCGTCCACGCGCGGGGAGAAGGGCTCGACGGGACCCTTCTCCCGCCGGTCACGTTCCTCCTGACGGTGGTCCTGGCCACGGTGGGCGCGCGGCTGGCCGGGCTGCCGCGCTGGGGCGTGGCCGGCCCTGCCGGAGGGGCCGTGACCTGGCTGCTCATCGCGGCCCTCGCGGTGCTGGTGCCGACCCCGGAGCCGGAGCTGATCGGCCCGCTACCGGTGCTCGTCGTCCCCGTCTACGTGGCCGGCGGTGCTGCCGGCTTCGCCTTGGCGGCATGGTCGTCCAGATCGCCCGTCCGCTGGTGGGCGGTGGTGCTGGCCGTGGTCGTGCCCCTCGGGTCCTGGGGCGCGGCGCGGCACAAGCCGCAGCTCCTCGCCTGGCTGGAGGTGCGCGGCATCGAGACGTCCGGCGTGCCGCTGATCGCCCCGGAGATCGAGGGGTACGAGCTGGTCCACGTGGACGTCGACGCCGCCGGGGACCCGGAGCCGTCCACCTGGCTGGAGTACTGGCGGAAGGCCACGCCGAAGCGCGGGTTCTCGCAGATCCAGGTCACGGTCTGGCCCGCCGCGGCCGGCGCGCCGCGCGACTCCTGCCTGGCGGTCACCGAGGACTTCGGGGTCCCGCTGCGCTGCAAGCAGCTCGCGGGGGACCGATGGGTCCGTACCGGCGAGGGGTCCTCCTGGGTGACCCTCTTCGCCAGTACGGGGGAAGCGCTGGTGATGCTCAACGCCTCGGGCGTCACCGAGGGCGACCTGGTGGCGGTGCTGCCCACCTTCCGTCCTGTCACGGCCGAGGAGCTCGCCGCGATCGCGTGACCGGCACAGGCCCGGCGCCTGACAGGGCCGCCACCGTTCGTCACGGCCGCGCCGCCGGAGGATACCGTGCCCTTGCGCGAAATATCCGGCTCCAGGACGTCCGTATGGCCCCTCTTGATCGCTCCTCATCGGTACGGAACGGATCAACGGAACGGGGAACGCGTTGGGACGGCGTGAGCGGCCACTGGATCCGGCGGACGGGCCCGTCGCCCGGTTCGCCTTCGAGCTGCGCAAGCTCCGGCAGGAGGCGGGCGGCCCCACCTACCGGGTGATGGCAGGGAAGGCCCACTACTCCCCGGCGACGCTCGCCCAGGCCGCCGCCGGGGACCGGCTGCCCTCGCTGGCGGTCGCCGAGGCGTACGTCGGGGCCTGCGGGGGAGACGTCGAGGAGTGGCGGCGGCGCTGGCGGGAGGCTGGCCGGGAGGCCCTGGAGGAGGCCGCCGCCGCGGACGACTCCGCGGCGCCGTACCTGGGGCTGACCCGGTTCGAGACCGAGGACAGCGAGCTGTTCTTCGGGCGCGCGGCCCTCGTGGAGCGGCTGTCCGCCCTGGTCCGCGAGCACCGCCTCGTCATGCTGGTGGGGCCGTCGGGCAGCGGCAAGTCGTCGCTGCTGCGCGCCGGCCTGGTGCCGTCGCTGCGGCGGGCCGCCCGGTCTGCCTCGATCCGCGTGCTGACGCCCGGCGCCGAGCCGGAGTTCCCCGGGCGGACGCACGACGTGGTGATCGTGGACCAGTTCGAGGAGGTGTTCACGCTGTGCGCCGACCCGGCGCGGCGGGCCCGCTTCATCGACGCGCTGCTGGCCGGGGACGGCGGCCGGGTGGTGCTGGCCGTGCGTGCCGACTTCTTCGGGCGCTGCGCCGAGCACCGGGAGCTGGCCGAGGCCGTCCGGGACGCGACCACGCTGATGAGCCCGATGAGCCCCGCCGAGCTGCGGGAGGCGATCACCGGCCCGGCGGCCAAGGCGGGCCTGGTCGTGGAGCGCGAGCTGACCGCCAGGATCGTCGGCGAGGTGGCGGGCGAGCCCGGCGGCCTGCCGCTGATGTCGCACGCCCTGCTGGAGACCTGGCGCCGCCGTCACGGCCGGGTGCTGACCACGGCCGCCTACGAGGCCGCGGGCGGCATCCGTACCGCCATCGCCCGCACCTCCGAGGAGCTCTACACCGACCTCACCCCCGACCGGCGCGAGCGTTTGCGCCGGCTGCTGCTGCGGCTGGTCACCCCCGGCCAAGGCGCCCAGGACACCCGCCGCCCGGTGGAGCGGGCCGAGCTGCTGACGGGCGACGGTGACACCGAGCCGCTGCTGGAACGGCTGGTGCAGGCCCGGCTGGTCACCCTCGACGGCGACCGCGTGGACCTGGCGCACGAGGCGCTGCTGACCGCCTGGCCGAGGCTGCGCGGCTGGATCGAGGAGGACCGCGAGCGGATCCGCCAGCAGCGCCTGCTCACCGAGGCCGCGCGCGCCTGGCAGGACCACGACCGCGACCCGGGTGGCCTGTATCGCGGGGCCCGCCTGTCGATCGCCGGCGAGCAGTTCGCCTCCCTCGACGGCCTGACCCCCTTGGAGCGGGAGTTCCTCACCACGAGCCGCGCCGCCCGGGACCGCGAGCGGCGCAGGCACCGCCGCCGCACCACGGCGATCTCGGGGCTGCTCGTCCTGACGCTGGTCGCCGCCCTGCTGGCCTGGCAGCAGAGCCGTACCAGCCGGGAGCAGCAACGGGAGAGCGCCGCCCGCCGCGCCGTCGGCGTGGCCGAGAGCCTGCGCGAGGCCGACCCGGTCACGGCCATGCGGCTCACCCTGGCCGCCTGGCACCTGGCCGACCTGCCCGAGACCCGCTCGGCCCTGCTGGCCGCCGCCGGCCGGCGCACCCAGGACGTGTTCACCGACCCGGACGGCAGCGCCGGCACCACCCGCCACCTCAGCGACGACGGCCGCTCCCTGCTCAGCGTCGGCACGGACCAGGTCACGCTCTGGGACCTGGCGACCCACCGCCGCATCGCGTCCATGCCCGGCCTGCGCGCCGACCGCTCCGAGGCGGGAGTGCGCCGGGGTGACGCCTGGCAGGTGCCGTTGATCCGGGACGGTGAGGTGACGCTGTGGGACCTGCGCGACGGCCGCCCCGGCACGACCACTTTCGGCTCCGTCGACCGGGGTGCCGAGATGGGGACGAGCGGCCACAGCCTCATCACCTACGGCACCGGCCGTTCCGGCCCCCGCGTCCAGGCGCGCGACCTGCGCGACGGGCGGCGGCTGATCGAGGTCACCGCTCCCCGCACCGCGGCGGACGACTCGGGCGAGGCCGTCTGGGAGCCGGGCGCGGCCGGCATCCGGCTCCAGGAGGAGGAGCGCGGCATGCCGCCGTTCGTCGACGCCGCGCTCAGCCCCGACGACCGCGTCCTGGCCGTGTGCGTCCCCGGCCGGCCGCTCCAGCTCTGGGACGTCGGGACCGGCCGCAGGATGCACACCCCCTGGGCCCCCACCGTCACCCTGCGGCAGTGCCAGTACGAGCAGGCCGGCTTCACTCCCGACGGCCGGCGGCTGGCTCTCGTCACGGACGACGGCGTCCGCCTGTGGGACCTGGCCACCGGGACGGAGCAGGCCGCCGTCCGCCATCCGGGGATCAAGGAGATCGGCTTCAGCGCGGACGGCGCCTTCCTGGCCGCCGCCGACGCGACCGACATCCTGCTCTGGCGGCTGGCCGCCCCCGGCTTCCCGGTGCTGCGTCACTCCCTGTCCGGCCAGTACGCCATGGATCTGCGCGTGGACCCGCAGGGGAAGTGGATCCGCTACCTGTCCGGCTCCGGCCGC
The nucleotide sequence above comes from Nonomuraea gerenzanensis. Encoded proteins:
- a CDS encoding heparinase II/III family protein, yielding MFPTSRRLAVLILAAAFLVPAPPATAAALSDPGFFGTWSGSAWTVGPRLNYALTGLKPVETAVKAGNYTLAKQRLLDYYRARPAIEAGGFSHTTWPGAIELTADHIWTLGSGEAHIRTLTFGPGEKTVTADVTSSINSGRTGFFLMSRHKDPVIALINSRSKGSGKPTLRLTLADGSVRSLTPAHDTYIWAAHPGSVYGTKYYLQVSDQGPGPFTAETRKAYLRFDLGGVTNVKKAELTLTGTADTAKDIMLYGNDETFDEATRTWSNTVQNTFSWEGDPGGFDWKLPAGADREYLYQLPRFYFAGPLALEYQKTGDEQHARTLIGLMTDFVKDADAYDADQGAGSYPGNLHAARRLHNWIAAYEILRKSPSLTPEANTAILKTMNRAGLYLQANVNATPNKMQSQKITLLHAAVYFPEFRVAPAWRTNAADFLSAQLDEATYADGGYKESTDAYLRGYLRQYVDVVAFMRRNGITFTATAKLRQLGRFLMDQSYPSGYGPAYGDSDSLDLRSTLKSLGELLGDPELRYVGTSGAAGERPAHTSVRYPDTRVAISRSGWSAGDSYLRLNADRGNHSHPDELAITAYAYGRPLLPDMGTFTYSTDDRAEWLRLTTEAHNTIEIDEQPQTSTAAGGISHLISNPAFDLIGANTESSAGVRHERSVLSLHSGLWLVSDRLKPADTAKVHRYEQNWHLAADANPSMRSGTEATTTAFATGANLTIVPADPAEVASSLRDGYYAPRFYTVENAKYASYVKTRSGQTTFDTLLVPSKGAADPSTTVERLPVSGTPSSEATALSLDGGTGVYYKSWTTKAPRTFGDYAFDGKLLHADAGSIVMVDGSSLERAGETLVKAPAAVEDLAVTFGSDGTVRIDGSGLTPSTDPGESIAIKAPNATKVLLNGVAVPFERVGALIHAAA
- a CDS encoding WD40 repeat domain-containing protein; protein product: MGRRERPLDPADGPVARFAFELRKLRQEAGGPTYRVMAGKAHYSPATLAQAAAGDRLPSLAVAEAYVGACGGDVEEWRRRWREAGREALEEAAAADDSAAPYLGLTRFETEDSELFFGRAALVERLSALVREHRLVMLVGPSGSGKSSLLRAGLVPSLRRAARSASIRVLTPGAEPEFPGRTHDVVIVDQFEEVFTLCADPARRARFIDALLAGDGGRVVLAVRADFFGRCAEHRELAEAVRDATTLMSPMSPAELREAITGPAAKAGLVVERELTARIVGEVAGEPGGLPLMSHALLETWRRRHGRVLTTAAYEAAGGIRTAIARTSEELYTDLTPDRRERLRRLLLRLVTPGQGAQDTRRPVERAELLTGDGDTEPLLERLVQARLVTLDGDRVDLAHEALLTAWPRLRGWIEEDRERIRQQRLLTEAARAWQDHDRDPGGLYRGARLSIAGEQFASLDGLTPLEREFLTTSRAARDRERRRHRRRTTAISGLLVLTLVAALLAWQQSRTSREQQRESAARRAVGVAESLREADPVTAMRLTLAAWHLADLPETRSALLAAAGRRTQDVFTDPDGSAGTTRHLSDDGRSLLSVGTDQVTLWDLATHRRIASMPGLRADRSEAGVRRGDAWQVPLIRDGEVTLWDLRDGRPGTTTFGSVDRGAEMGTSGHSLITYGTGRSGPRVQARDLRDGRRLIEVTAPRTAADDSGEAVWEPGAAGIRLQEEERGMPPFVDAALSPDDRVLAVCVPGRPLQLWDVGTGRRMHTPWAPTVTLRQCQYEQAGFTPDGRRLALVTDDGVRLWDLATGTEQAAVRHPGIKEIGFSADGAFLAAADATDILLWRLAAPGFPVLRHSLSGQYAMDLRVDPQGKWIRYLSGSGRVWPTTVRTLSLGGVVPPGWRPQAAGKAAFSPDGTTLALAYADEQAQAVRFRLYDRHSGQPVADLPDVSCPASGAPEGCSALLAFSSDGRLLAHGASPPGLGSPDARVSLWDVPRGRTGDTPPPRAQDLGNAEAIAFAAGDRSLLVAEQPALGSLRLLDLDRRVTTKTLAGTSAHRIAVSPDRRLLITSQGEVVDLLSLTRATGRLGPGETTALAFSPDGRHLAAGDDTGATVLWDGRVQRRLGVLTPPDTTVHDYGRLVTALAFSPDGTMLAAGSGDGSLQLWDLASREPIGSPLPTGGDIILALAFGADSRTLYAASGHVPLQKYVLSPGANAAILCRRAGGGLPAQEWARHFPGHPYRPSCPPQRGG